Proteins from one Ktedonobacteraceae bacterium genomic window:
- a CDS encoding GlsB/YeaQ/YmgE family stress response membrane protein: protein MTVLATTVTFAINDLLTWLVVGLIAGFLASAVIRGRGYGCIGNIIVGLIGAVIGGFLAGLLNITGTFHFWGTVIIAFLGACILVAILQAFSGGPSRR from the coding sequence ATGACAGTTCTAGCCACTACCGTCACTTTCGCCATAAATGATCTGCTCACCTGGCTTGTTGTCGGCCTGATCGCAGGCTTTCTCGCCAGCGCCGTCATTCGCGGTCGCGGTTACGGCTGCATCGGCAACATCATCGTCGGGCTAATCGGAGCTGTAATCGGGGGTTTTCTGGCAGGCCTGCTGAATATTACGGGCACCTTTCATTTTTGGGGCACCGTCATTATCGCCTTCCTTGGAGCGTGCATATTAGTGGCAATTTTGCAGGCCTTTAGCGGCGGGCCGAGTAGGAGATAG
- a CDS encoding MFS transporter, producing the protein MSFVPDSPETTPEIVAADTRVSRKPRFGLSLSRLPLNVYLLLLFTLGKGFQLSISALTLNYYVHSLGYRPDFIGVFNAMPALGALVSAVPVGMLSDRIGRKPVLVLTAILTPLFLAFCGLVAAPFWLLFCAFMQGVVSTAYWVTNLPLLTESTTERQRVGVFALNSFLLLGVGAFGNLLGGGLPEFVAGLLHVSAASTIALRWGVFAAALFTFVFGLPLWLLREPKRARAKTASNVTEKAVLEETMRTGEPVVETVLHKKRERLPIVLFAKLLVPDLLFTMGEGAVVALMQLFFILRFHLLPGPLGLIFTFSGLTGGVFSLTAPLFVKRWSKLRLITSVQYLSAPLMVLIGFSPTLPVAIGGEYTRSLMRTLIEPVYAAFAMEQVSDRHRATLSGFYSVTWSIGYSIGPSAGGWLQSNVSLSASFVFGAFCLVLAASLLLVFFGSQLRSPRAIENQAVKKE; encoded by the coding sequence ATGTCCTTCGTGCCCGATTCCCCGGAGACAACGCCGGAGATAGTGGCGGCGGATACACGGGTATCACGAAAGCCTCGTTTTGGTTTATCGCTGTCGCGTTTGCCATTAAATGTCTATCTGTTGCTCCTTTTCACGTTGGGGAAAGGGTTCCAACTCAGCATAAGCGCGTTGACGCTCAATTACTATGTGCATAGCCTGGGCTACCGTCCCGACTTCATCGGCGTTTTCAATGCCATGCCCGCCCTGGGAGCGCTGGTCAGCGCCGTTCCCGTTGGGATGCTTTCAGATCGTATCGGACGCAAGCCGGTGCTGGTATTGACGGCCATCCTCACGCCGCTCTTTCTCGCCTTCTGCGGGCTGGTCGCCGCCCCTTTCTGGTTGCTGTTCTGTGCTTTTATGCAAGGCGTCGTCTCCACCGCCTACTGGGTGACGAATCTGCCGCTGTTGACCGAAAGCACGACCGAAAGGCAGCGCGTCGGTGTGTTTGCACTGAATAGCTTTCTCTTGCTTGGTGTTGGCGCTTTCGGCAACCTGCTAGGTGGCGGCTTGCCCGAATTTGTGGCCGGTTTGCTGCATGTTTCTGCTGCCAGTACGATCGCGCTGCGTTGGGGAGTGTTTGCTGCCGCGCTTTTTACCTTTGTCTTTGGCCTTCCCCTCTGGTTGTTGCGCGAACCAAAGCGAGCCAGGGCAAAAACAGCGAGCAACGTAACGGAGAAGGCGGTCTTAGAGGAAACCATGCGCACTGGCGAGCCGGTGGTTGAAACGGTGCTCCATAAAAAGCGAGAGCGACTGCCCATTGTGCTGTTCGCGAAATTACTGGTGCCTGACCTCCTTTTTACCATGGGCGAGGGCGCTGTTGTTGCGCTCATGCAGCTATTTTTCATCTTACGCTTCCACCTGTTACCAGGCCCCCTGGGTCTCATTTTCACCTTTTCGGGTCTGACCGGTGGCGTCTTCTCACTGACTGCGCCCCTGTTTGTCAAACGCTGGAGTAAATTACGCCTCATCACCTCTGTACAGTATCTCAGCGCGCCCTTGATGGTGCTGATAGGTTTTTCCCCCACGTTACCTGTAGCAATAGGTGGCGAGTACACGCGTTCACTTATGCGTACCTTGATAGAACCCGTCTATGCCGCTTTTGCTATGGAACAGGTCTCAGACCGCCACAGGGCGACGCTGTCAGGTTTCTATTCGGTCACCTGGAGCATTGGATATAGCATCGGGCCTTCTGCTGGTGGATGGTTGCAGTCCAATGTCAGTCTTTCCGCCTCCTTTGTCTTCGGAGCGTTCTGCCTTGTGCTGGCCGCCAGCCTGTTGCTCGTATTTTTTGGTAGCCAGCTGAGAAGCCCTCGTGCGATTGAAAATCAGGCTGTGAAAAAGGAATAA
- a CDS encoding DNA methyltransferase, with product MATSTSVHTAVMVERAARVLDVERVTRRFYDRFKLERDAFLKFIQGIPSKEDREWYASLMLNRLMCIYFIQRKGFLDTKTPGALDGDPHYLSNRLKWVQQQCGEDQFHSFYRYFLLPLFHDGLSKRERSPELEVLLGNIPYLNGGLFDIHTLERSYPDLNIPDEAFEKLFSFFDDYDWRLDDRPLRNEKDINPDVLGYIFEKDINQKQMGAYYTKEDITRYISKNTIIPYIFDAAQQQCPVAFNSDGPAWSLLRADPDRYIYEAVKKGSDLPLPPKIEAGLHDVAQRDEWNRTAPEEYALPSEIWREVVARHNRYQEVRAKLAAGEITSINDLVTYNLDIVAFAGDAISNCGESDLLRAFYESIRSVTVLDPTCGSGAFLFAALNILERLYEACLERMQQMIDERDLLDAALLANKRQQHPRLDYFRAILREIASHPSRTYFIYKSIIINNLYGVDIMEEATEICKLRLFLKLVSQASQFNDIESLPGIGFNIRAGNTLVGFASEEETKRAIEGKTTGKGSTREERAFQNQVIFDDRLEQKAQDQPFHWWVEFYGIMKRGGFDVIIGNPPYVEYGKVRGLYTIQQYMTASCGNLYAYTVERSLKLQHRHSRFGMIVPHSAFCTDRMEPLMDLCIHSCVSMWISTYCIRPAKLFAGVDQRLAIFVSEPGAGPAVLYSTQYHRWQEEARPALFTTLEYKDVTGVAFHNSIPKIHTASEKNIWKKLTTFRELLSQLSDTGTPVFFHNAPRYWIRAMTFAPYFWNERDGEQISSHVKSLLLSEKIDSDVVAGVMNSSLFYWWFIVLSNCRDLTMREIEHFPLGLDSMRECDKQVLASICQRLMDDYRRHAVRKEAQYKATGRVIYDEFYPRHSKPIIDEIDRVLAQHYGFTGEELDFIINYDIKYRMGQNQDDEGEEQAGLSNLRI from the coding sequence ATGGCAACCAGCACAAGCGTTCACACGGCAGTGATGGTTGAGCGCGCGGCGAGGGTCCTTGATGTCGAGCGCGTCACGCGGCGCTTCTACGACCGGTTCAAGCTCGAACGCGACGCCTTCCTCAAATTTATCCAGGGCATTCCCTCAAAAGAAGATCGCGAGTGGTACGCCTCGCTGATGCTCAATCGCCTGATGTGCATCTACTTCATCCAGCGCAAGGGCTTTCTCGATACGAAAACGCCGGGCGCGCTGGATGGCGATCCCCATTACCTGTCCAATCGCCTGAAATGGGTGCAGCAGCAGTGTGGAGAAGACCAGTTCCATAGCTTCTATCGCTATTTCCTGCTCCCGTTGTTTCATGATGGGCTGAGCAAGCGCGAGCGCTCGCCCGAACTCGAGGTGCTGCTGGGCAACATTCCCTATCTCAACGGCGGCCTGTTCGATATCCACACGCTCGAACGTAGCTATCCCGACCTCAACATTCCAGACGAGGCATTTGAAAAACTGTTTAGCTTCTTCGACGATTATGATTGGCGCCTGGACGACCGGCCACTGCGCAACGAGAAAGACATCAACCCCGACGTGCTGGGCTACATCTTCGAGAAAGACATCAACCAGAAGCAGATGGGCGCCTACTACACCAAAGAGGACATTACCAGGTACATCAGCAAGAATACCATCATCCCCTATATCTTCGATGCCGCCCAGCAGCAGTGCCCGGTGGCCTTCAACTCCGATGGGCCGGCCTGGTCGCTGCTGCGCGCAGACCCCGACCGCTACATCTACGAGGCCGTCAAAAAAGGCAGTGATTTGCCGCTGCCCCCTAAAATCGAGGCCGGCTTGCATGATGTGGCACAGCGCGACGAATGGAACAGGACAGCGCCGGAAGAATATGCCCTGCCCAGCGAAATCTGGCGCGAGGTGGTGGCCCGGCACAATCGCTACCAGGAGGTGCGGGCGAAGCTGGCGGCGGGCGAGATCACCTCGATCAACGACCTGGTGACATACAACCTGGATATCGTCGCCTTCGCCGGGGATGCCATCAGCAATTGCGGGGAGTCCGACCTGCTGCGCGCCTTCTATGAGAGCATTCGCAGCGTCACCGTGCTTGACCCGACCTGTGGCTCCGGCGCCTTCCTCTTCGCCGCGCTCAACATCCTGGAACGTCTTTACGAAGCCTGCCTGGAGCGCATGCAGCAGATGATCGATGAGCGCGACCTGCTCGATGCCGCTCTACTCGCCAACAAACGCCAGCAGCATCCCCGGCTGGACTATTTCCGCGCCATCCTGCGCGAGATTGCAAGCCATCCCAGTCGCACATATTTCATCTACAAATCCATCATCATCAATAATCTCTACGGTGTCGATATCATGGAAGAGGCCACCGAAATCTGCAAGCTGCGCCTCTTCCTCAAGCTCGTCTCCCAGGCCAGCCAGTTCAACGACATCGAATCGCTGCCCGGCATCGGCTTCAACATTCGCGCCGGCAATACACTGGTGGGCTTTGCCTCGGAAGAAGAGACAAAGCGTGCTATCGAGGGCAAGACCACCGGCAAGGGCAGCACCCGCGAAGAAAGGGCTTTCCAGAACCAGGTGATCTTTGATGATCGCCTGGAGCAGAAAGCCCAGGATCAGCCTTTCCACTGGTGGGTTGAGTTTTATGGCATTATGAAGCGTGGCGGCTTCGACGTAATCATTGGGAATCCGCCATATGTGGAGTATGGCAAGGTTCGAGGGTTATACACTATTCAGCAGTATATGACTGCATCTTGTGGGAATCTCTATGCTTATACCGTAGAGCGTTCACTGAAGTTACAACATCGACATAGCAGATTTGGAATGATCGTACCGCATTCGGCATTTTGCACCGACAGGATGGAGCCATTGATGGATTTGTGCATTCATTCTTGCGTAAGCATGTGGATATCCACCTATTGTATCCGGCCTGCTAAGCTTTTTGCCGGTGTTGATCAGCGGCTTGCTATTTTTGTGAGTGAACCTGGCGCTGGTCCGGCGGTACTCTATTCTACCCAATATCATCGCTGGCAGGAGGAGGCGCGACCAGCCTTATTCACTACATTGGAATACAAAGATGTGACGGGTGTAGCTTTTCATAACTCGATACCGAAGATTCACACTGCTAGCGAAAAGAACATCTGGAAGAAATTAACTACTTTCAGAGAACTCTTATCTCAGCTTTCAGATACAGGAACACCTGTTTTCTTCCACAATGCTCCTCGTTATTGGATCAGGGCTATGACTTTTGCGCCTTACTTTTGGAATGAGCGCGACGGTGAGCAAATCTCCTCACATGTAAAATCTCTGCTCCTATCTGAGAAGATAGACAGCGATGTAGTGGCAGGGGTGATGAACAGCAGCCTGTTTTACTGGTGGTTTATTGTCCTATCAAACTGCCGCGATCTGACGATGCGGGAAATAGAGCATTTCCCACTGGGATTGGATTCCATGCGAGAATGCGACAAGCAGGTGCTCGCATCAATTTGCCAGAGACTGATGGATGATTATAGGAGGCATGCGGTACGCAAAGAGGCACAGTATAAGGCTACCGGGAGAGTGATCTATGATGAGTTTTATCCCAGGCACTCCAAGCCCATCATCGACGAAATAGACCGCGTTCTTGCGCAACACTACGGCTTCACCGGTGAAGAACTGGACTTCATCATCAATTATGATATCAAGTACCGTATGGGGCAAAACCAGGATGATGAGGGCGAGGAGCAGGCTGGACTTTCTAATCTCCGTATATGA
- a CDS encoding GlsB/YeaQ/YmgE family stress response membrane protein, whose protein sequence is MMVLADLSVGAVIWWLVVGLIAGFLASLVMRGGGYGIIGDIIVGIIGAFIGGWLFSLIGIGTGGFIGSIIVAFIGACILIAILRLISGSYGPRRTL, encoded by the coding sequence ATGATGGTTCTTGCAGACCTTAGTGTTGGTGCCGTGATCTGGTGGTTAGTAGTAGGGTTAATCGCAGGTTTTCTTGCCAGCCTGGTAATGCGCGGCGGCGGCTATGGTATCATTGGTGATATCATTGTCGGCATCATCGGCGCGTTCATCGGTGGCTGGCTGTTCAGCCTGATAGGTATAGGAACAGGCGGATTTATCGGGAGCATCATCGTCGCCTTCATCGGCGCGTGTATCCTGATTGCTATCCTGCGCCTGATCAGTGGCAGTTATGGACCACGACGCACGCTATAA
- a CDS encoding DUF4010 domain-containing protein → MDTSLLLAEKVAASAAIGLLIGLEREWAHKEAGVRSFAIATLLGTLAWIVSPTLGFIEVSAVLVAIILVNLYSLTQSQPLQITTSLALAATNVLGILVGAGYFFLAFGCAIVIAALLSWKTELISFTSKLTVPEIRGALLLAFIAVVVYPLLPDQNVGPLSIVNPHAIWLTVIIVCALNFFNYILLRLMGPRGIPYSALLGGLVNSAAISHFLAEELKRDKGASAIRAPTNLILADLAMMLRNAVLVIFFSWAAELQAAVATAVVLGPMILVAGIVVLIAWLRLHITGKEKASEFTSPQKAPLMSPLDLRYVLTFALLFFLLTVFSGIGQHFFGAVGFIVVAIVGALISATSSSILIGNHASMHLLAPAPVAAVIFAATLMGLVENVAIFLVVSRQRQIALRMALLTLPVIAVGVIALVLLVIFG, encoded by the coding sequence ATGGATACATCACTCCTACTCGCTGAAAAAGTCGCGGCATCAGCGGCCATCGGTCTGCTCATCGGCCTCGAACGCGAATGGGCACATAAAGAAGCCGGCGTCAGAAGTTTCGCTATTGCTACGCTGCTCGGTACGCTGGCCTGGATCGTCTCGCCCACGCTGGGCTTCATCGAAGTCAGCGCTGTCCTGGTCGCGATCATCCTTGTGAATCTCTATTCGCTGACACAAAGCCAACCCTTGCAGATTACCACATCTTTGGCATTAGCGGCAACAAATGTACTTGGCATCCTGGTAGGAGCAGGCTACTTCTTCCTTGCTTTTGGGTGCGCCATTGTCATCGCTGCCCTGCTGTCGTGGAAGACCGAACTTATTTCTTTCACCAGCAAGCTAACGGTGCCCGAAATTCGCGGCGCACTGCTGCTCGCCTTCATCGCCGTCGTCGTTTATCCCTTGCTGCCGGATCAGAATGTTGGCCCGCTCAGCATCGTCAATCCACATGCCATCTGGCTAACGGTCATCATCGTATGCGCCCTTAACTTCTTCAACTACATCCTCCTGCGCCTCATGGGGCCAAGGGGCATCCCCTATAGCGCGCTGCTTGGCGGGCTGGTCAACAGCGCGGCCATCTCTCACTTCCTGGCCGAGGAACTCAAGCGTGATAAAGGAGCCTCTGCCATCCGGGCTCCTACAAACCTGATCCTGGCAGACCTGGCCATGATGTTGCGCAACGCCGTACTGGTTATCTTCTTTTCATGGGCCGCCGAACTGCAGGCCGCCGTCGCTACCGCGGTCGTACTTGGGCCAATGATCCTGGTCGCGGGAATCGTCGTGCTCATTGCCTGGCTCCGCTTGCATATAACAGGCAAGGAGAAGGCATCCGAATTCACATCTCCCCAGAAGGCGCCCCTCATGTCGCCGCTTGACCTGCGCTATGTACTCACTTTTGCTCTCTTATTCTTCTTGCTGACCGTCTTCAGCGGTATTGGGCAGCACTTTTTTGGCGCGGTAGGCTTCATCGTCGTCGCCATCGTCGGGGCATTGATCAGCGCCACCTCTTCATCTATCCTCATCGGAAATCATGCCAGCATGCACCTGCTCGCGCCTGCTCCTGTGGCCGCGGTGATCTTCGCCGCCACGCTAATGGGACTGGTAGAGAATGTGGCCATCTTTCTTGTGGTTTCGCGCCAGCGACAGATAGCGCTGCGTATGGCGCTGTTGACGCTGCCGGTTATCGCAGTGGGGGTAATAGCTCTTGTACTGCTCGTCATCTTTGGATGA
- a CDS encoding anti-sigma factor translates to MTCEEFEELSGAFALDAVTPEERQAAREHLAGCVKCAHLYEELRSVVDLLPLSVTQVNPPPEAKDRLLATIRGEQDVPPLERGGQVRSARAIGARRWSRRLAGIAAAAVLMLALLGGMTAWNISLQHTVASLQQQNGALAQEVNGLRPEVAESYILTGRTPSTQNASGKLIYLPKQHLTILIMQGLPKLQAQQVYQGWLIQNGRTVNIGLLSVQNGIASVDFPGDISSYSAAAVSLERGPNGSKNAPAGPVVASGQLSHPVLVMV, encoded by the coding sequence ATGACCTGTGAAGAATTTGAAGAGCTTTCGGGCGCATTTGCGTTAGATGCTGTGACTCCCGAAGAACGCCAGGCGGCGCGAGAGCACCTGGCGGGATGCGTGAAATGCGCGCATCTCTACGAGGAACTGCGCTCCGTCGTGGATCTGCTGCCATTGTCTGTCACGCAGGTAAATCCGCCGCCAGAGGCAAAAGACAGGCTGCTGGCGACTATTCGCGGGGAACAGGATGTTCCTCCGCTAGAGAGAGGCGGCCAGGTGCGGTCTGCCCGCGCTATTGGGGCGAGACGATGGAGCCGGCGCCTGGCAGGTATCGCAGCGGCAGCGGTATTGATGCTGGCCCTGCTGGGCGGCATGACGGCCTGGAATATTTCGTTGCAGCATACCGTGGCATCTCTTCAACAACAAAATGGCGCTCTGGCGCAGGAGGTGAATGGGCTCCGGCCCGAGGTGGCCGAATCATATATTCTCACCGGTAGAACTCCATCTACTCAGAATGCTTCGGGCAAACTGATCTACCTGCCGAAGCAGCACCTGACGATTTTGATTATGCAGGGACTGCCAAAACTACAGGCCCAGCAAGTGTACCAGGGCTGGTTGATTCAAAACGGCAGGACGGTAAACATTGGCCTGCTCTCGGTTCAGAATGGTATTGCGAGCGTAGACTTTCCCGGCGATATTAGCAGCTATTCAGCGGCAGCCGTGAGCCTGGAGCGCGGCCCAAACGGCAGCAAAAATGCCCCCGCCGGGCCGGTCGTGGCATCAGGCCAGTTGAGCCATCCCGTGTTAGTCATGGTGTAG
- a CDS encoding GNAT family N-acetyltransferase, which yields MRDSIQIRPAVPVDAEVAAVLLYSAYIHTQVTYPLGTEHESGWSERLRHFFRQEGDRFSYQNVQLAEHGSEVVGLVLSFGGRDEVRLNAAVGSWLEREAEDDEWYVDALAVFKNWSRKGIGTRLLQTAEQLAGQHHYSRIALNVAEGNQKALELYTHLHYVVTRHTILYQRRYLRMVKTLENGEQG from the coding sequence ATGCGAGATTCGATACAGATCAGACCAGCCGTGCCGGTCGATGCTGAGGTAGCGGCAGTCTTGCTTTACTCAGCATACATACATACACAGGTCACCTATCCTCTGGGCACAGAACACGAGAGCGGGTGGAGCGAGCGTTTGCGGCACTTCTTCCGGCAGGAAGGCGATCGTTTCAGCTATCAAAACGTCCAACTCGCTGAACATGGCTCGGAGGTGGTCGGACTGGTTTTGAGCTTTGGGGGACGAGACGAGGTACGGCTGAATGCTGCCGTTGGAAGCTGGCTCGAACGCGAGGCGGAGGACGATGAATGGTATGTTGACGCGCTCGCTGTATTCAAAAATTGGAGTCGGAAGGGAATTGGCACGCGCCTGCTGCAAACAGCGGAGCAGCTGGCAGGTCAGCATCACTATTCCAGGATCGCGCTTAATGTCGCCGAGGGGAACCAGAAGGCATTGGAGCTGTATACGCACCTGCACTATGTAGTCACCCGGCACACCATCCTCTACCAACGGCGCTACCTGCGCATGGTAAAGACATTGGAGAACGGGGAACAGGGATAG
- a CDS encoding transglutaminaseTgpA domain-containing protein produces MRSSVVEPQNPRGVGTRSSNAPRSDIRPPYPQQRMPKPPRYETKSSIIPVPAEGWLAMLLLAVSVYCVVFSIVAANWVSHSFILFWSTAAGLLLGLVVAKIHRFPQAILHLAACLAGHWLSIWLTSVLAYHISWLLLLENLRSVIGGGFTSAVSPGSAMVFLFYLSFLCFFLGYFGSWLIYRAHLPWLVALVYCAIMLVNLNYVKQDLSLLVIVMLGALILLIARIHLVNQLNQWMNDGLHTDRTWLRNISRRFVQIPAVFALLALLAASILPVLAQPASGVSFWNMLDNAWTNITSGQFSLSAPGQLFSPYEAPANFFGDTLAITGNVNLPSGEVLYYSSTAQQQSQYLEGFTYDHFDGHIWTSSIPGQAQLYPANSPLPFDDSGNGTHQQVTTSVTVLLPPEGTKHYIFAPADPQSFNVDTIVYDNGSNLTTAWTQRAPLTAGEHYTAVSMVSTAGATDLSTVPLYQDNQDFWASDGYFQQLQNYYLQTPADLSRAVFQTALNWTQSATNEYDAALMLEQHLNNSSQFTYSVSNPPVPSNVDAVDWLLQTHRGYCTYYATAMTIMARLLGMPARVVNGFSQGHYDSTRKAWVVDGTDAHSWVQVYFPGFGWINFDPTPGFSFNGAANPQPIPSPAPTQHRPTPTPTVTGGSTPGKHHTPTPASSGSGGNSSAKPETQGLFLGFSILILLASLFMLLLAIARYRRVTAAGVTTISSIFWRLSRLASLAGMPPQPWQTPYEYTRTLSRHYPQARTPLRRLAELFVRERWAPAHQAPRAAEAEDIEKLWPTLRNSLLRSLFRRLARIGRK; encoded by the coding sequence ATGCGGTCCAGTGTAGTTGAGCCTCAAAACCCACGCGGCGTTGGGACTCGTAGTAGTAATGCGCCTCGATCAGATATACGTCCTCCCTATCCTCAGCAGCGCATGCCGAAGCCGCCCAGATATGAAACAAAATCGTCGATCATCCCGGTACCGGCTGAAGGCTGGCTGGCTATGCTATTACTGGCCGTATCCGTCTATTGCGTTGTCTTCTCGATTGTCGCCGCGAACTGGGTCAGTCACAGCTTCATACTCTTCTGGAGTACGGCCGCCGGACTGCTGCTGGGGCTGGTGGTGGCGAAAATTCACCGCTTTCCGCAGGCCATCCTGCACCTCGCGGCCTGTCTCGCGGGCCACTGGCTGTCCATCTGGCTGACGAGCGTCCTGGCCTATCATATTTCGTGGCTGCTATTACTCGAAAATTTACGCTCCGTGATCGGCGGGGGCTTCACATCCGCCGTCTCTCCCGGCAGCGCGATGGTCTTTCTCTTTTACCTCTCGTTCCTCTGCTTCTTCCTGGGCTATTTTGGGTCCTGGTTGATCTACCGCGCGCACCTGCCCTGGCTGGTGGCGCTGGTCTACTGCGCCATCATGCTCGTCAACCTCAACTATGTCAAGCAGGACCTCTCATTGCTGGTCATTGTCATGCTGGGGGCCTTGATACTGCTGATCGCGCGCATTCACCTCGTCAATCAATTGAACCAGTGGATGAATGATGGGCTGCATACCGATCGCACCTGGCTGCGGAACATCTCGCGCCGCTTCGTGCAGATTCCCGCGGTCTTTGCGTTGCTGGCGCTGCTCGCTGCCTCAATCCTGCCGGTCCTGGCCCAGCCTGCATCCGGCGTCTCTTTCTGGAACATGCTGGATAACGCCTGGACGAACATAACCAGTGGGCAATTCTCTCTCAGCGCGCCGGGTCAGTTATTTTCGCCCTACGAAGCCCCGGCCAACTTTTTTGGCGATACGCTTGCCATTACAGGCAACGTCAATTTGCCCAGCGGCGAGGTGCTTTACTATAGCAGCACGGCCCAGCAACAGTCGCAATACCTGGAAGGCTTCACCTACGATCACTTCGATGGGCATATCTGGACAAGCAGCATTCCCGGCCAGGCGCAGCTTTATCCCGCCAACAGTCCCTTACCATTTGATGATTCCGGCAATGGTACTCATCAGCAGGTCACCACCTCGGTAACAGTATTGCTTCCACCTGAAGGGACGAAGCATTATATCTTCGCGCCCGCCGATCCGCAGAGCTTTAACGTAGATACCATCGTTTATGACAATGGGTCTAACCTCACTACTGCCTGGACGCAGCGGGCGCCCCTGACCGCGGGCGAGCATTATACAGCGGTTTCTATGGTCTCAACGGCAGGAGCGACGGATTTATCGACCGTGCCATTGTACCAGGATAACCAGGATTTCTGGGCGAGCGATGGATACTTCCAACAACTCCAGAATTATTATTTGCAGACCCCCGCCGATCTTTCGCGGGCCGTCTTTCAGACGGCTCTAAATTGGACGCAGAGCGCGACAAATGAGTATGACGCGGCTCTGATGCTGGAACAACATCTGAACAATTCCTCGCAGTTCACGTACTCGGTCAGCAATCCCCCGGTTCCCAGTAACGTGGATGCCGTGGACTGGCTGTTGCAGACCCACCGTGGTTACTGCACCTACTATGCCACGGCGATGACTATTATGGCTCGCCTGCTGGGTATGCCCGCGCGCGTGGTCAATGGCTTTAGCCAGGGGCATTACGATTCCACCCGTAAAGCATGGGTAGTAGATGGCACTGATGCCCATAGCTGGGTGCAGGTCTATTTCCCCGGTTTCGGCTGGATCAACTTCGATCCAACGCCCGGTTTTTCGTTCAACGGGGCTGCCAATCCACAGCCGATCCCTTCGCCCGCGCCAACGCAGCACCGGCCTACGCCAACGCCCACGGTTACCGGTGGTTCTACTCCGGGCAAGCATCATACTCCCACACCGGCCTCTTCCGGTTCGGGAGGCAATTCCAGCGCTAAGCCGGAGACGCAGGGTCTCTTTTTGGGCTTCTCAATACTCATCCTGCTGGCATCGCTCTTCATGCTGCTGCTGGCAATAGCCAGGTACAGGCGCGTTACCGCTGCCGGCGTTACGACCATATCCAGCATATTCTGGCGCCTTTCGCGGCTTGCCAGTCTCGCGGGTATGCCGCCCCAGCCATGGCAGACGCCTTACGAATACACCCGTACCCTCAGCCGCCACTATCCGCAGGCCAGGACGCCCTTGCGCCGCCTCGCTGAACTCTTCGTACGCGAGCGCTGGGCCCCTGCTCACCAGGCGCCGCGGGCCGCGGAAGCTGAGGATATCGAGAAGCTCTGGCCCACTTTGCGCAACAGCCTGCTGCGATCCCTCTTCAGGCGACTGGCCAGGATTGGGAGAAAGTGA
- a CDS encoding DoxX family protein, with amino-acid sequence MSIVSTIHPKDSTHIPEPPIAKFLFADTRMAWFWLIVRVYVGYQWLTAGLEKLTGRDFTIGASFSKVVSTPWVFNAHAGAGLKGFIMGAIAQANGSYAPVQGWYASFLQHFVLPNVGVFAYVVTFGEILVGLGLIFGVLTGIAAFFGVFMNLNFMLAGAVSINPIIGTLALFIVLAWRVAGYYGVDSLLLPLLGTPWTGRLAKGGKAVPKEKAA; translated from the coding sequence ATGAGTATCGTAAGCACTATTCATCCCAAAGATTCGACCCATATTCCTGAGCCGCCGATTGCGAAATTCCTCTTTGCGGATACGCGCATGGCCTGGTTCTGGCTGATCGTCCGTGTGTATGTTGGCTATCAGTGGTTGACCGCCGGGCTGGAGAAGTTGACCGGGCGCGACTTCACGATTGGAGCCTCGTTCAGTAAAGTAGTCAGCACGCCCTGGGTCTTTAATGCCCACGCGGGAGCCGGTCTGAAAGGCTTTATTATGGGAGCGATTGCCCAGGCGAATGGATCGTATGCGCCGGTGCAAGGCTGGTATGCCTCGTTCCTGCAGCATTTCGTCCTGCCAAATGTGGGTGTCTTCGCCTACGTCGTCACCTTCGGGGAAATCCTGGTGGGACTTGGTTTGATCTTCGGCGTATTGACCGGTATAGCGGCCTTCTTCGGAGTATTCATGAACCTGAACTTCATGCTGGCAGGTGCGGTGAGCATTAATCCGATCATCGGCACGCTGGCCTTGTTCATCGTACTGGCCTGGAGAGTGGCGGGCTACTACGGCGTCGATAGTCTTCTGCTCCCACTGCTGGGCACTCCCTGGACGGGCAGGTTGGCCAAAGGTGGCAAAGCAGTTCCAAAAGAGAAGGCAGCCTGA